Genomic DNA from Solanum dulcamara chromosome 4, daSolDulc1.2, whole genome shotgun sequence:
TCCGtagaccctctatttatatttaaaaaattaaataaatctctctctctctctctctctctatatatatatatatatatattaacttgTGAATCCCCTAACCAAACTAATTGATGGATTAGTGTTAAGGAAGGGGCCATAGAAATACTTTGCCACACTAGAGTTGTGGGTTCAAAcccacacatccatctaatcttataaatatctttaattttggCATCTTCATCTTTCAAATGTGATAGTTTTTAACTAACCAACACTCCACATGACACATAAATCAGGGGACGATACTTTTCATGTACTTTTGGAATATGCTAAAACAAAAAGGTTTTATTAAAACTTGGACGATATATGTAAAAAATCACACAAGAAATTGAGATGATTGGGTTCTCGTACTCGTACCCTTCTTTTGACAACACTTCCACTAATTTTCATTTACAAATTACACAGTTGACacatatattttaatgaataaCAACAAGTCTTTTGTGTAATTTACGAGCTATTATATATGAGCAGGTTTACTCAATATACAACCAAGGAATTAATTGCGATTGTGATTTTCCTGAggttccaaaaaaaaaaactcaagtaCTACGTATgcctattgttattattataagaaCCAAGTAATAATATGTCGTCTATACCCACACTCCAAAGCGGAGTTAAATGCTGATGTAGAGATAGGGGCAATCCGGCGGGTTGGGTCAAGTTTGAACAGATTATAATGGGTTAAGACAATAATTGGATCAAGACTCAACCCAACTCAAATTAGTTTGGGTCAAAATGGGTTAGGTAATGAGTTATATAACGGGTCAATACCCAATCCAACCCAATTTTTActaagtttaattattttatttattcttttaaagtattttagtatctcataaaattatttttttctttattatggctaTATCTAACATATCAAgttgaaaaaaaagttttttaaaaatattttaacaagattTCTCATGAGCCAATTCGAATTACATatcaattcaattttttatgAGTTGAAATGGGTTGAGCTAACAAATGGGCGGGTCAATAACCAACCCAAACTTAAACAGATTGAATTGAGTTGGATGAGTTGGGTTTGATTTTGCCATCACTGTGTAGAGATGCCCACGAGAATGGTGCGGTATCATTCgtaaaaagtaaagaaaaaaaaaccaaaattaGTATAACATAGTCATCTTTGCTAGTGCTAGCTATATCATGCTATGTTATATACTAAaccaaagaaaaaaacaaaattatcatAACAAATTTCTGTACATTATAACGCACTTTATACACCGTTTGCCGTCTCCAAATTAGTATAAATAGACTACACTCAATTTACAATTATATTCATTCcataacattaaaaaaaatcatatctctcAATAtacaaattaagaaaaaaattaaattgtcaTTATGAAAGCTGTTGCAGTAGTACTAGTTCTAGTTGTCCTAGCCGTGGTCCAGCTAGCGATGGCTGGACGGCTAGAACAACAAGGCGGAGTCACTTGTGGTCAAATAGACGCTAATATGGCACCCTGTATCTCGTATTTGACGAAGGGTGGCGAGCCCGGTGCAGCATGCTGCAGCGGAGTTAAAACCTTAAGTGGTATGGCTTCGTCCACTGATGAAAGGAGGACTGCTTGCAACTGTCTTAAGGCTGCAGCGAATCGATACGCCAATCTTAAAGATGATGCTGCCCAGGCTCTCCCTAGCAAATGCGGCGTATCCCTCAACGTCCCCATCTCCAGGACCATTAACTGTGATACGTAagagtttaaattatatatactgaTGATATCGTAAAATAGTTTTTTTCAGTACCAATTAAGTTATCTAATTAAAACATAACAAATAATGTCtaatttttctccttttttgtcCTCTTTTGCAGAATCAGTTAAATCGGGTTAGGTGATTCCGGGAATAATGCTACGCTATGGTGTTAGTTAAATTTtgttatataatatatgtattaaataAATCAAGGGTTGTTAAACCCTTGAACATTGTATATATACTTTACTCAATTACTATGCAGtaatttgagtatttttactgTTTTATTATATATGCGCCTTTTTCATCACTGAGTTGTTactctaaaaaataaaagggttGATTATCTGtgagaaattattttatcaCTTAAAATTCATATTTCTTCACAAAAGGTTGATTATCAGAAGCTTATTGTTCTAAGAGTTTGCTAGTCCTACTTCACTCGTCATTATCAGTCGGCCTTCCGTCAAAACATCACAGTTACGCATCAATGAGAACCTAAATTTAGTAGTAATATTTAAGAAACGCCCTTTCAATATTTCACCACTTCCAAAAGTGCTTTTAgattatcatcaattaattaattaatgttaaggataaaatataaacaaaaaaaattcttttgaaaacaagtaaaaatggatgAGAGAATATTTATGTGCTATCACTACATATAAAATTGAAGTATTTGTAGTTTTCAATAACAATTATGTACTCCTATTATGAAATGCgaaaagaataattattttatcttcaACTGTTAAAgtgataaataatttaaataactatTTGGAGATGGAAGAAGTATAAACACTAATGATCAATAATCAGGCAATAATTCCTCAAGGACATGCATAATTGcattattaatttgatattgCATTTTTTACACATGCATAATCActttatttatttcacaaaaaaaaaatgttcttaATTCTATATACTTATCCAGTCCTAAAGTTGGAATATTCTTGTTGTCACTTGTCACTACACATTATtgttattttgggagtagtttGTTTGTCTgtctttatttttctaaaaatatttgttttgattggcTGTTCTTTTCTAAGTTTGTATCCTGCACTtgaatattattaaataaatatgcattatGGGGTTTTTCCCAGAGAAACCCCACAAAAGAATGGAGTTGTTAGGTTCTATTAGTTAATTTAATTAACTAAATGGTTTTCTTTGATTGATTTCTTCGTATTGCTCTTAACTTGATGAATATGATAATTAACTTGTGTTGGTAAAattctttcttctttcaattATATAAGGATAATTACACTTTTGGTTCCttgataattaataaattttaattttcatccttgtaatatatatttaatttgaagATTAATAGACAGAGGGAAAGTGCACATATCAATTTATTGAATATCAAATGGAAGTAATAAAAATTACAAGGACAAAAATCAGACTTTGCCAATATTTGAGGGATACAGTCATATATAGAGTACCGCTGTTTCCCTTCAAGTAAAAGTTACCAaacatttttaataaaatagaaTCTAATTTGTAAGGTATGCTATTTAATTTGTTTGCTGTTGTTTTATTTCCTCAatacaattattttttgaacATTTATTGTCTGTttgaattaacttattttaggtgtttttaaattaaaataacttttaagcAATTCTGAAAGTGTTTCGGTTAAGTTAAAAAGTACTTATAATCACTtatttttaagccaaaataataaaaataagtcatAAGTTAAAAATTCGTAACTTATGTTAACGGGAAAGTcaatagagctagttaagattcttaagaaaaggaagattaatatagcttgtgtccaagagaccaaatgggtaggtactaaagctaaggaggtagacgggtataagctttggttttctggtagatcaaagtataggaatggggtaggcattttagtagacagtgatctaagggatcaggtggtggaggttaggagaatcactgataggatgatgtcgattaaggtggtcattgaagggaccactttgaacattattagtgcttatgcgccgcaagcgggcttagcagaggaggagaagaggcgcttttgggaggatttggacgagttagtgggaagcataccgcctactgagaagcttttcgtgggaggtgacttcaatgggcacatcgggtctatttcgggagggtatgacgatgtgcatggaggctttgtcttggggacagaaatggaggaggagtttcacttttggagttcgcaagagcttttgggttggtgatagttAATTCGAATTTCCCAAAAAAGGAGGACCATTTGGTAACCTTCAGTaattcggtggctaagactcagatagaccttttactccttaggaaggatgataaaggtctgtgcaaagactgcaaggtcattccgatagacaaccttacaacccgacataagctcttggtaatggatttagggatcaagatgacgaggaagaagagggtcgggaatgatcgacctaggatcagatgggggagtttgaccacggctagtgctctagagatgggagagaaactGAAGGACATGGGGGCCTggaatagtagtggggatgcgaacagtatgtgggataggacgactagttgtattagggttgtagcaagggaagtgttgggagtctcgacaggcagtcgtagtcgacatcaaggggactggtggtggaatgtagaagtgcaagggaaggtggaagcaaagaaaatggcatacgcgaagttgatagaaagcacggatgaggtggagaagtggacgaataaggaactttataagatggcgaagaaggaggcgaagtcggctgtttcgacggcaaaaacgatagcttttgaacgcctttatgctgaactagaagaaaaaggtggggataggaaattgttcaagctagccagggcgcgggagagaagggaacgcgatgtggatcaagtgaagtgtattaaggacgagcatggaaaagtattggtagaagagactctcattaaacagaggtggcagtcatacttccataaactcttgaatgacgtAGGGGACaaagactttgtgttgggagatttggaacatacagagaGGCGTCGCAATTTTGgatattgcaggagtattaaggtcgaagCGGTTAAGGGTgatgttcgtaggatgcgctggggaagagcaaccggacctgacgagattcctggggaattttggaagagtgccagcttggtaggtttggagtggctgactaggttatttaatgtcatctttaaaacggcgacgatgcccgaagaatggaggtcgagtgtaatgatccctctatacaaaaacaaaggggatatccagagttgcaacaactatagaggtatcaagttaCTAAGCCACattatgaaagtgtgggaaagagtggtggagatgagggtgagagaggcgtgtctatttcagagaaccagttcggatttatgccgggacgctcaactacagaagccatccatcttatgaggagattggtggagcaatataggaagaggaagagggacttgcatatggtattcatcgacttagaaaaggcctacgataaagttccaagagagatactatggaaatgtttggaggctaaagatgtacctgtggcatacattagggtgatcaaggacatgtatgagggagccaaaactagggtaaggacagtaggaggggactcagagcatttcccagttgggatggggttgcatcaaggatcagctctaagtccatttttatttgccttggtaatggatgcattgacgcgacaaattcaaggtgaggtgccatggtgtatgcttttcgcgaatgacatagtcctgattgatgagactcgtagtggagttaatgctaagatggaggattggagacataccttggagtctaaagggtttaagctgagtatgaccaagacagagtacttagagtgcaagtttagtgagacacctcaggaggttggcgtggaagttaagcttggtgcccaagctattcaaaagagaagtagtttcaagtatcttgggtctatcatgcaaggcagcggggagattgacgatgatgtcacacatcgtattggggcagcgtggatgaaatggaggctagcttccggagtgctatgtgataagaaggtgccaccacaacttaagggcaaattctacaaagtggtggttagaccggctatgttgtatggggcagagtgttgaccagttaagatctctcatattcaaaagatgaaagttgccgagatgagaatgttgagatggatgtgtggtcacaccaggagcgacaggattagaaatgaggctattcgggacaaggtaggagtggcctcggtggaagacaagatgcgggaaatgcgactgagatggtttgggcatgtgaagaggagggacacagatgacccagtgagaaggtgtgagaggttggccatggatggctacagaagaggtaggggtaggccaaagaagtattggggagaggtgattagacaggacatggctcagttacagcttaccgaggacatgaccttagataggaggctgtggaggacccacattagggtagaaggctagtacatagtctcgttattcttccctattcataggcgcactagcacattacaattccttgtactctcatttctgctatttctgttactatttattgctttcagtacttttgattactctattttatctgtgatgccttcgttatttatttttctatagcgctttgaatttttttaactttatctgacccccttttatgcttttttttagccgagggtctctcggaaacagccgtcctaccttggtaggagtaaggtctgcgtacaatctaccctccccagaccccacgttgtgggatttcactgggttgttgttgttgttgttgttgttgtaagtcATAAGCCAAAAGTCAATCCAAGAACAGGCCCTTAGTAAGGAATAGAGTCATGCCAATAGACACTATATCATGTTGTGGTAGCAAACTCAATACTATATATGAGGCAACAAGTCGAATAATGACGTTATACATGTCATAAAAAGCTTTGGCCTTCGGGTCATGCCAGAAAGTGAAAAGGTACCTTTCAACCGAAACCCCAAAAGGTCTCTTTATAAAGTTTAACTAACCAAAGATAATCAACAAATGTGAGAATCAATAAGGCTACAAAAACAAGTCACAAAATGAGAAATGAGATATATCTATTTTGACGAAAAATGAtagttttgcaaaaaaaaaaaaaaaaaattaaccctAGGCATACCAAGAAATATACGTACTATAATTCTTGACCGAATTTATATTATCAAGATATTTGTAAAGAAACTGTAGGTAATCTCCTATGACAGGTATTAATCggttaaataataaaaataacaacgtTATTGACATACTAGAATTATAAATTGAAGTAGATTAACAATACAAATTTATAAGTGTCATATATTATTCGTGTATATCCAATTTGaaatatgattttataataaTGTTTTCAGGACATTGGGAGTCGTGCCACCTGTTAGCAATCAGCAACAactctttttttataattttatattttttacaaaaataataagaaataagAATACCCATACATTTTATGTACACCTTGCATTGCgcatacataaaaaaaaatggaatttattttattgaattatAATTATCGAAGTGTATTGTCATTTTGTCATGAGTCTTATATATAAAGAGCATTATGGTTGTTGGAACTTGGAagaatctttatttcttaaaattaaaACTGGATTTGTCTTTGCATCATTTCATGTGTATTGGGTGGCATGCATATCAAATTTTCGGTAAAAACTATATTCTATAAATTCTATAAAAAGAGAGTATTCATAAATACATTGaagaaatttaaatcataataaaAGTAGTTAGACGTGAAGTTAGAGTGTCTACGAGatccaataattttttcttagacgttatatttatattaaaaaattaagaatatatAATCATTTACGTGAAAACCTATTTTTTTCCCTAATACTCTTACAACAGTGTCTCATGactcatcattttttttaaaaatccagataacaacaacaacattttTTTCCCTAATACTCTTTTAATCACTCTTACAACAGTGTCTCATGActcatcatttttttaaaaaatcccgacgacgacgacgacgacgacgacgagGACGACGAGGAGGGCACACACATGCTAGGGAACATAACTGTTTAAAATTTTACAACGACGA
This window encodes:
- the LOC129884795 gene encoding non-specific lipid-transfer protein 1-like, which gives rise to MKAVAVVLVLVVLAVVQLAMAGRLEQQGGVTCGQIDANMAPCISYLTKGGEPGAACCSGVKTLSGMASSTDERRTACNCLKAAANRYANLKDDAAQALPSKCGVSLNVPISRTINCDTIS